A region from the Paenarthrobacter aurescens genome encodes:
- the rplM gene encoding 50S ribosomal protein L13: protein MRTYTPKPGDINRQWHVIDATDVVLGRLASQTATLLRGKHKPTFASHMDMGDFVIIINAEKVALTGAKLEQKRAYRHSGYPGGLTSVNYAELLESNPVRAVEKAIKGMLPKNSLAAQQLGKLKVYAGPEHPHAAQQPKTFEITQVAQ from the coding sequence GTGCGTACGTACACCCCGAAGCCCGGCGATATCAACCGCCAGTGGCACGTCATTGACGCCACCGACGTTGTCCTTGGTCGTCTTGCCAGCCAGACCGCAACACTGCTGCGCGGAAAGCACAAGCCGACCTTTGCGTCCCACATGGACATGGGCGACTTCGTCATCATCATCAACGCTGAAAAGGTTGCCCTCACCGGCGCCAAGCTGGAGCAGAAGCGCGCATACCGCCACTCCGGTTACCCGGGCGGCCTGACCTCCGTCAACTACGCCGAGCTGTTGGAATCCAACCCGGTTCGCGCTGTTGAGAAGGCCATCAAGGGCATGCTCCCCAAGAACTCCCTCGCCGCTCAGCAGCTGGGCAAGCTCAAGGTCTACGCAGGCCCGGAGCACCCCCACGCTGCACAGCAGCCGAAGACTTTCGAAATCACCCAGGTCGCCCAGTAG
- a CDS encoding prepilin peptidase, whose amino-acid sequence MTHWPAFPLIIALLGLLLSPAVELVISRTLPRLGGLPGIKVRITTAALTALLFGLLAWRFGFSPELPAFLLLALLGVQLSRIDFTLHLLPNRLVLLLLGGGLVLLCSSAALTPGWPDLFRALAGGAVLFASYVILKLISPKSLGMGDVKLAAPLGLYLGYLGWQQVLFGGLLGFVVGGVLTVLMLRLRRTEKPTETAHGPAMVIGALSVALVMS is encoded by the coding sequence ATGACCCACTGGCCCGCCTTTCCCCTCATTATCGCGCTCCTTGGCTTGCTCCTCAGCCCCGCCGTTGAGCTGGTCATCTCACGCACGCTGCCCAGGCTCGGCGGCCTCCCCGGGATCAAGGTAAGGATCACGACGGCAGCACTCACCGCGCTGCTTTTTGGCTTGCTCGCGTGGCGCTTTGGTTTCTCTCCGGAGTTGCCGGCATTCCTTTTATTGGCATTGCTGGGCGTGCAACTTTCGCGGATCGATTTCACGCTGCATTTGCTGCCCAACCGCCTCGTACTGCTGTTACTGGGGGGCGGCTTGGTGCTTCTTTGCTCATCCGCAGCTCTCACGCCGGGCTGGCCGGACCTCTTCCGCGCCCTCGCCGGAGGGGCTGTCCTGTTCGCGAGCTACGTCATTCTTAAACTTATTTCGCCAAAAAGCCTCGGAATGGGCGATGTGAAACTCGCAGCACCCCTCGGACTGTACTTGGGGTACTTGGGTTGGCAGCAGGTACTCTTCGGTGGACTGTTGGGATTCGTGGTAGGTGGGGTGCTCACGGTACTGATGTTGCGCCTGCGACGCACGGAAAAACCCACAGAAACGGCACATGGTCCAGCGATGGTCATCGGCGCCCTCAGCGTCGCCCTGGTCATGAGCTGA
- a CDS encoding Flp family type IVb pilin yields MSAFMFTITSYIAGVKDRFTSDEKGATMVEYGIMVAAIAVVVGVAAFALGGRVTTLFGGIL; encoded by the coding sequence ATGTCTGCTTTCATGTTCACCATTACCTCGTACATTGCCGGCGTCAAGGATCGCTTCACCTCCGATGAGAAGGGCGCGACGATGGTTGAATACGGCATCATGGTCGCCGCTATCGCTGTCGTGGTGGGAGTTGCAGCCTTCGCACTCGGAGGGCGTGTTACTACTCTCTTCGGTGGCATCCTCTAG
- a CDS encoding TadE/TadG family type IV pilus assembly protein — translation MKSKTNERGAAAVELAILLPLLLLILFGIMEFGRAYNVQVSLTQAAREGARHAAVHYQDGTLDVSGAALAAAPALDGLGVTVADNASSCAPGSNVEVTTSVSLSSMTGFLDAGFFGGTGIFPLNLSGVGVMRCGG, via the coding sequence GTGAAATCCAAAACGAATGAGCGTGGCGCCGCGGCCGTGGAACTGGCCATCCTCCTGCCACTTTTGCTGCTAATCCTGTTCGGAATCATGGAGTTTGGGCGCGCCTACAATGTCCAGGTTTCCCTGACTCAGGCCGCACGTGAAGGAGCCCGCCATGCCGCAGTGCACTACCAAGACGGCACCCTCGACGTCTCCGGCGCCGCTTTGGCAGCGGCGCCGGCCTTGGACGGATTAGGAGTCACCGTCGCAGACAATGCTTCCAGCTGCGCGCCAGGATCAAACGTGGAAGTCACCACCAGTGTTTCCCTGTCTTCGATGACTGGATTCCTGGACGCCGGCTTCTTCGGCGGAACAGGCATCTTCCCGCTTAATTTGTCAGGAGTGGGGGTCATGAGATGCGGTGGTTAG
- a CDS encoding Tad domain-containing protein → MRWLDRARRDIWTHKDSVDSERGASTVIVAGLMVVLLGFAALAVDVGAIYAEKAQLQNGADAAALAIATDCAGGNCGSSASTGNQFANDNANDNTSGAVVTFPSATTVRVVTNARDTAGQNSFSLFFARAMGYDTTTVDASAEASWGAPSAATTLPWTVSECVFKKYLSPAQLASLNSTGNFTGDPVPTHLLLRYDTNAPTVPGCAAQNGYQPGGFGWLVTDSGCSTDIDLDATVDGQTGNHFPNAAACDAALSTIMDEPALIPLFNTATGNGSNAKYTLVGFAAFQVTGYKFSGSGAVLDPLAPSCTGNCRGLQGFFSRFVSLEEGMQVAGGIPNYGASVVLLTE, encoded by the coding sequence ATGCGGTGGTTAGACAGGGCACGACGGGATATTTGGACGCATAAGGATTCGGTCGACTCCGAACGTGGCGCAAGCACCGTCATCGTCGCAGGCCTCATGGTCGTCCTCCTCGGGTTTGCCGCCTTGGCCGTGGATGTCGGGGCAATCTACGCCGAGAAAGCTCAATTGCAGAATGGCGCTGATGCAGCAGCGCTGGCTATCGCCACCGACTGCGCAGGGGGTAACTGCGGGAGCAGCGCGTCTACCGGAAACCAGTTCGCCAATGACAATGCCAATGACAACACCAGCGGCGCCGTCGTAACGTTCCCCTCTGCCACTACGGTACGGGTGGTCACCAATGCCAGGGACACTGCGGGCCAGAACAGCTTCTCACTTTTCTTTGCGCGGGCAATGGGCTACGACACGACCACAGTTGACGCGTCGGCTGAGGCCTCGTGGGGCGCTCCGTCAGCTGCGACCACGTTGCCGTGGACGGTCAGCGAGTGTGTGTTCAAAAAGTATCTTTCGCCAGCCCAGCTCGCGTCCCTTAATTCGACGGGGAATTTCACAGGAGATCCGGTTCCAACGCACCTGCTGTTGCGATACGACACCAACGCACCAACCGTGCCGGGCTGTGCAGCGCAAAACGGCTACCAACCTGGTGGTTTTGGTTGGCTCGTCACTGATTCCGGTTGTTCCACCGACATCGATCTGGACGCGACTGTCGATGGACAAACCGGTAATCACTTCCCTAACGCTGCTGCCTGCGACGCCGCCCTTTCCACCATCATGGACGAGCCTGCACTGATACCGCTCTTCAACACGGCCACGGGCAATGGCAGCAATGCGAAATACACCTTGGTTGGTTTTGCAGCATTCCAAGTAACCGGATACAAGTTCAGCGGCTCTGGGGCCGTGCTGGACCCCCTGGCACCAAGCTGCACGGGAAATTGCCGTGGACTCCAGGGGTTTTTCTCACGCTTTGTGTCCCTCGAAGAGGGCATGCAAGTTGCAGGAGGCATTCCTAATTATGGGGCTTCCGTCGTCTTGCTCACCGAGTAG
- a CDS encoding Flp pilus assembly protein CpaB produces the protein MKTRLLGGIAALLLAVIGTVLLVTYVQGADKRAQQGLDPVNVLVVKERIPAGTKAEEIQSKVKTETLPQSAVAPGTINALSDQKGKVTSSDLQPGEQLLGVKLVSPKDLAPGTVPVPEGLQEATFVLAPERILGGRIEAGDTVTVFASFKLDEAVPAGANLPAGLTGWKDFTELLYHDVLVTAVQQAAPDAEKSAGTDKGVALPNGSAYVTVALSDANATKMVFGAEFGTLWLSKQTDKTVKSDPPTTTFGGLVQ, from the coding sequence GTGAAAACACGCCTACTGGGAGGCATTGCGGCACTGCTGTTAGCAGTCATCGGCACGGTTTTGCTGGTCACCTATGTTCAGGGAGCCGATAAGCGTGCGCAGCAAGGGCTTGATCCCGTAAACGTCCTTGTGGTTAAGGAACGCATTCCGGCCGGCACCAAGGCTGAAGAAATTCAGTCCAAGGTCAAGACCGAAACCCTGCCGCAGTCGGCGGTGGCACCCGGCACCATCAATGCCCTTAGCGATCAAAAGGGCAAGGTCACCTCATCAGACCTCCAACCAGGGGAACAGCTTCTGGGAGTAAAACTGGTCAGCCCCAAAGATCTCGCACCAGGCACTGTTCCTGTACCCGAGGGATTGCAAGAAGCAACGTTCGTACTTGCGCCCGAGCGAATCCTGGGAGGCCGGATTGAGGCCGGAGACACCGTCACAGTCTTTGCTTCCTTCAAATTGGACGAAGCGGTTCCGGCAGGTGCGAACCTTCCGGCTGGGTTGACCGGATGGAAAGACTTCACAGAACTGCTGTATCACGACGTTCTGGTCACCGCAGTCCAGCAAGCAGCCCCTGACGCAGAAAAATCAGCAGGAACTGACAAGGGGGTGGCACTTCCCAACGGATCCGCCTACGTCACGGTGGCGCTCAGCGACGCCAACGCTACAAAGATGGTCTTCGGCGCAGAGTTTGGCACGCTGTGGCTCTCCAAGCAGACCGACAAGACCGTCAAGAGCGATCCTCCGACGACGACCTTTGGAGGGCTGGTCCAATGA
- a CDS encoding AAA family ATPase, giving the protein MSRFVAVTAVRDFEGRIRQAISGALHGDLQTLSPAVLQAGTDEIFKQLTGAPPEVMILGPGVNPDDAFKLATVIDLQYPEISLLMVAEPSADIVLKAMHAGVRDVVAPEADVNELRVLLERACLAAASRRRGMQPAAESGQERGRVIAVMSPKGGVGKTTVATNLAIGLGSLAPMSVVIVDLDLQFGDVASGLLLEPEHSITEAVHGAAAQDSMVLKAFLTVHPAGIYALCAPQKPSDSDYITAEHVTRLLNQLATEFKYVVVDTAPGLGEHCLATLELATDGVWVCGMDVPSIRGLRKCFSVLKELQLLPQGRHTVLNFADRKSGLSVQDVEATIGVPVDTVIPRSRTLPYSTNRGIPVLQGTVRDSAIKGLRKLVQRFDPRLESAPQNKLHRRVVVS; this is encoded by the coding sequence ATGAGCCGCTTCGTAGCCGTCACTGCCGTCCGTGACTTTGAAGGACGCATTCGGCAAGCCATCAGTGGCGCACTGCACGGAGACCTTCAAACGTTGTCCCCGGCCGTCCTCCAAGCCGGCACCGACGAAATCTTCAAGCAGCTGACAGGAGCACCTCCAGAGGTGATGATCCTCGGCCCAGGCGTCAATCCTGACGACGCTTTCAAACTAGCCACGGTGATCGACCTCCAGTACCCGGAAATCAGCCTCCTGATGGTGGCCGAGCCCAGCGCTGACATTGTGCTGAAAGCCATGCATGCAGGAGTCAGGGATGTGGTCGCCCCCGAAGCGGACGTCAACGAACTCCGAGTCCTCCTGGAACGTGCATGCTTGGCCGCCGCCAGCCGGCGACGCGGAATGCAACCAGCTGCCGAATCCGGACAAGAGCGGGGACGGGTCATTGCCGTCATGTCACCGAAAGGCGGCGTGGGAAAGACGACTGTTGCCACGAACCTCGCCATTGGCTTGGGGTCGCTTGCGCCGATGAGTGTGGTGATTGTGGACCTGGACCTGCAATTCGGCGACGTCGCTTCCGGCCTGTTGCTCGAACCGGAGCACTCCATCACCGAAGCTGTTCACGGAGCTGCTGCCCAGGACTCCATGGTCCTCAAGGCGTTTCTGACCGTCCACCCAGCCGGAATCTACGCACTCTGCGCACCACAGAAGCCCTCTGATTCGGACTACATCACTGCCGAACACGTCACCCGCCTCCTCAATCAGCTGGCAACAGAGTTCAAGTACGTCGTGGTGGACACTGCACCAGGCCTTGGCGAACACTGTCTCGCCACGCTGGAGTTGGCCACCGATGGAGTCTGGGTGTGCGGGATGGATGTGCCCAGCATCAGGGGTCTGAGGAAGTGCTTCAGCGTTCTGAAGGAACTTCAGCTGTTGCCACAGGGCCGGCATACGGTCTTGAACTTCGCGGACAGGAAGAGTGGTCTTTCCGTCCAGGACGTTGAAGCCACCATCGGAGTGCCCGTTGACACGGTCATTCCGAGGTCCCGCACTCTTCCCTACTCCACGAACCGTGGCATCCCGGTCCTGCAAGGCACAGTTCGGGATTCAGCGATCAAGGGACTGCGGAAGCTCGTTCAGCGGTTCGATCCTCGGCTCGAATCCGCACCTCAGAACAAACTGCACCGAAGGGTGGTGGTGTCATGA
- a CDS encoding CpaF family protein, giving the protein MKLSERLSKNNSLGVAAPGDMQAPDTAPGGDWIATASAPTPILRGAPTTPAVDALAGLKQRAASSLFERIGNRMGDTSSSEEDLRSFAVDELSAVIDEEQVPLSPEERRRLIREISDEVMGYGPLQRLLEDPSVTEVMVNRFDQIYVERHGHLALTELQFSSDDHLRKVIERIVSRVGRRIDESSPLVDARLEDGSRVNAIIPPLAVNGPSLTIRKFSHVPLTVRNLIEWGSMSLEMAELLSACVRARLNVIVSGGTGTGKTTLLNVLSSFIPESDRIVTIEDAVELQLQQRHVVRLESRPPNIEGKGAITIRDLVRNSLRMRPDRIIVGEVRGGESLDMLQAMNTGHDGSLSTVHANSPRDAIARLETLVLMAGMDLPLRAIREQVSSAVDLIVQVTRLRDGSRRVTHVTEVQGMEGDVVTLQDAFLFDYSAGLNAQGHFLGKAIPTGIRPRFLDRFTELGIQVSPATFGVAPVAVGRR; this is encoded by the coding sequence ATGAAGCTGTCAGAGAGACTTTCGAAGAATAACTCCCTTGGTGTCGCTGCCCCGGGTGACATGCAAGCTCCGGACACGGCTCCTGGCGGTGACTGGATAGCAACAGCTTCAGCGCCCACCCCAATATTGCGCGGTGCACCCACTACGCCTGCGGTGGATGCGCTGGCCGGACTCAAACAGCGTGCGGCTTCTTCCCTGTTTGAACGCATCGGAAACCGCATGGGTGACACGTCGTCATCCGAAGAGGATCTTCGGTCTTTTGCAGTGGACGAACTCTCAGCAGTCATCGATGAGGAGCAAGTACCGCTCTCCCCCGAGGAGCGGCGTCGGCTCATCCGCGAGATTTCCGACGAGGTGATGGGCTACGGCCCGCTGCAGCGTCTGCTGGAGGACCCCTCCGTCACGGAAGTCATGGTGAACCGCTTCGACCAGATCTACGTGGAGCGGCATGGACACTTGGCCTTGACCGAGCTGCAGTTCAGTTCGGATGACCACCTGCGGAAGGTGATTGAACGGATCGTTTCAAGAGTCGGACGCCGCATCGATGAATCGTCTCCATTGGTCGATGCCCGGTTGGAGGACGGCTCGCGTGTGAATGCGATCATCCCCCCGCTGGCTGTCAACGGACCATCGTTGACCATCAGGAAATTCAGCCACGTTCCGCTCACGGTCAGGAATCTCATTGAGTGGGGCTCCATGAGCCTGGAGATGGCTGAATTACTGAGCGCCTGCGTAAGGGCACGCTTGAATGTCATCGTTTCGGGCGGCACAGGCACAGGAAAGACGACATTGCTGAACGTTTTGTCGTCCTTCATCCCGGAGTCCGATCGAATCGTCACCATTGAAGACGCCGTGGAGCTACAACTTCAACAGCGTCATGTCGTCAGGCTGGAAAGCCGCCCACCCAATATTGAGGGAAAGGGTGCTATCACTATCCGTGATCTGGTCCGTAACTCGCTTCGTATGCGCCCGGATCGGATTATCGTCGGTGAGGTCCGTGGCGGTGAATCCTTGGACATGCTGCAGGCGATGAACACCGGCCACGATGGCTCCCTGTCCACTGTGCACGCCAACTCTCCCAGGGACGCGATTGCACGATTGGAGACGCTGGTGTTGATGGCCGGAATGGATCTTCCGCTTCGCGCAATTCGGGAGCAGGTTTCCTCAGCTGTTGATCTCATCGTCCAAGTAACGCGTTTGCGTGATGGCAGCCGACGAGTCACTCATGTCACCGAGGTGCAAGGGATGGAAGGGGATGTCGTCACACTCCAGGACGCTTTTCTCTTCGACTACTCGGCAGGTTTGAACGCCCAGGGGCACTTCCTGGGCAAAGCTATCCCTACAGGCATTCGGCCCCGTTTCCTCGATCGGTTTACGGAGCTCGGAATTCAGGTATCCCCTGCGACCTTTGGTGTCGCTCCAGTAGCGGTGGGGAGGCGTTAG